From Triticum urartu cultivar G1812 chromosome 2, Tu2.1, whole genome shotgun sequence, a single genomic window includes:
- the LOC125536899 gene encoding spindle and kinetochore-associated protein 1 homolog isoform X1: MEAAAAAAAIPGSSSLEAVATAFRSRVNELQDLALARNMYPATAVTDLTAVDTSVTAMEAQVQAIRRRLQEELDAIPKAKKLVEKSLKQQQKLQHMLANMPPGMREDIVATPLEQSLMLPECFNFNTAVPEFLDSDFKIKEEPVAAPKKGKGSAPRWYISTEELDSLSSYMRGRLTLEKVNISINEVATYADANAHLVACPKKKLSEDTWEKALELRDIAATEAVKGKHFFLEADIKGPGLKLDHTGKAILTVLRHLGRVHETRIGHHRVFILSKQC; encoded by the exons ATGGaagccgctgccgctgccgctgcgATCCCCGGTAGCTCGTCGCTGGAAGCCGTGGCCACCGCCTTCCGGTCCCGCGTCAACGAGCTCCAGGACCTCGCCCTTGCCCGCAACA TGTACCCGGCAACGGCGGTGACCGACCTCACCGCCGTGGACACGTCGGTGACGGCCATGGAGGCACAGGTGCAGGCCATCCGCCGCCGCCTGCAGGAGGAGCTCGACGCCATCCCCAAGGCCAAG AAACTAGTGGAGAAGTCCTTGAAGCAACAGCAGAAGTTGCAGCATATGCTTGCAAACATGCCACCTGGGATGCGTGAGGATATCGTTGCTACTCCTCTGGAACAAAGCTT GATGTTGCCCGAGTGCTTTAATTTTAACACAGCTGTTCCAGAATTTCTGGACTCTGATTTTAAGATTAAGGAAGAGCCAGTTGCAGCTCCCAAA AAGGGGAAAGGTTCAGCACCTCGTTGGTATATATCCACTGAGGAGCTTGATTCATTGTCATC GTACATGAGGGGGAGGCTAACATTGGAGAAGGTTAACATTTCAATAAACGAGGTGGCTACATATGCAGATGCTAATGCTCATCTTGTTGCATGTCCTAAGAAAAAG TTATCAGAAGACACATGGGAAAAAGCTTTG GAACTAAGGGACATAGCTGCCACTGAGGCAGTGAAGGGGAAGCATTTCTTCCTGGAAGCTGATATAAAGGGGCCTGGGCTAAAACTTGATCACACAGGCAAAGCTATCCTTACC GTCCTTCGCCATCTTGGCCGCGTCCATGAAACCCGGATTGGGCATCATCGGGTCTTCATACTTTCAAAACAATGCTGA
- the LOC125536899 gene encoding spindle and kinetochore-associated protein 1 homolog isoform X3 — protein MEAAAAAAAIPGSSSLEAVATAFRSRVNELQDLALARNMYPATAVTDLTAVDTSVTAMEAQVQAIRRRLQEELDAIPKAKKLVEKSLKQQQKLQHMLANMPPGMREDIVATPLEQSLYMRGRLTLEKVNISINEVATYADANAHLVACPKKKLSEDTWEKALELRDIAATEAVKGKHFFLEADIKGPGLKLDHTGKAILTVLRHLGRVHETRIGHHRVFILSKQC, from the exons ATGGaagccgctgccgctgccgctgcgATCCCCGGTAGCTCGTCGCTGGAAGCCGTGGCCACCGCCTTCCGGTCCCGCGTCAACGAGCTCCAGGACCTCGCCCTTGCCCGCAACA TGTACCCGGCAACGGCGGTGACCGACCTCACCGCCGTGGACACGTCGGTGACGGCCATGGAGGCACAGGTGCAGGCCATCCGCCGCCGCCTGCAGGAGGAGCTCGACGCCATCCCCAAGGCCAAG AAACTAGTGGAGAAGTCCTTGAAGCAACAGCAGAAGTTGCAGCATATGCTTGCAAACATGCCACCTGGGATGCGTGAGGATATCGTTGCTACTCCTCTGGAACAAAGCTT GTACATGAGGGGGAGGCTAACATTGGAGAAGGTTAACATTTCAATAAACGAGGTGGCTACATATGCAGATGCTAATGCTCATCTTGTTGCATGTCCTAAGAAAAAG TTATCAGAAGACACATGGGAAAAAGCTTTG GAACTAAGGGACATAGCTGCCACTGAGGCAGTGAAGGGGAAGCATTTCTTCCTGGAAGCTGATATAAAGGGGCCTGGGCTAAAACTTGATCACACAGGCAAAGCTATCCTTACC GTCCTTCGCCATCTTGGCCGCGTCCATGAAACCCGGATTGGGCATCATCGGGTCTTCATACTTTCAAAACAATGCTGA
- the LOC125536899 gene encoding spindle and kinetochore-associated protein 1 homolog isoform X2, whose product MEAAAAAAAIPGSSSLEAVATAFRSRVNELQDLALARNMYPATAVTDLTAVDTSVTAMEAQVQAIRRRLQEELDAIPKAKKLVEKSLKQQQKLQHMLANMPPGMREDIVATPLEQSLMLPECFNFNTAVPEFLDSDFKIKEEPVAAPKGKGSAPRWYISTEELDSLSSYMRGRLTLEKVNISINEVATYADANAHLVACPKKKLSEDTWEKALELRDIAATEAVKGKHFFLEADIKGPGLKLDHTGKAILTVLRHLGRVHETRIGHHRVFILSKQC is encoded by the exons ATGGaagccgctgccgctgccgctgcgATCCCCGGTAGCTCGTCGCTGGAAGCCGTGGCCACCGCCTTCCGGTCCCGCGTCAACGAGCTCCAGGACCTCGCCCTTGCCCGCAACA TGTACCCGGCAACGGCGGTGACCGACCTCACCGCCGTGGACACGTCGGTGACGGCCATGGAGGCACAGGTGCAGGCCATCCGCCGCCGCCTGCAGGAGGAGCTCGACGCCATCCCCAAGGCCAAG AAACTAGTGGAGAAGTCCTTGAAGCAACAGCAGAAGTTGCAGCATATGCTTGCAAACATGCCACCTGGGATGCGTGAGGATATCGTTGCTACTCCTCTGGAACAAAGCTT GATGTTGCCCGAGTGCTTTAATTTTAACACAGCTGTTCCAGAATTTCTGGACTCTGATTTTAAGATTAAGGAAGAGCCAGTTGCAGCTCCCAAA GGGAAAGGTTCAGCACCTCGTTGGTATATATCCACTGAGGAGCTTGATTCATTGTCATC GTACATGAGGGGGAGGCTAACATTGGAGAAGGTTAACATTTCAATAAACGAGGTGGCTACATATGCAGATGCTAATGCTCATCTTGTTGCATGTCCTAAGAAAAAG TTATCAGAAGACACATGGGAAAAAGCTTTG GAACTAAGGGACATAGCTGCCACTGAGGCAGTGAAGGGGAAGCATTTCTTCCTGGAAGCTGATATAAAGGGGCCTGGGCTAAAACTTGATCACACAGGCAAAGCTATCCTTACC GTCCTTCGCCATCTTGGCCGCGTCCATGAAACCCGGATTGGGCATCATCGGGTCTTCATACTTTCAAAACAATGCTGA